Within the Magnetospirillum sp. ME-1 genome, the region CGCCGAAGATTTCCTCGATGTCCTGGACGCGCAGCATGCCGGCCCGGCGCATGGCGGCGTCGAACACCAGGTCCGATCCGGCCAGGGCGCCGGTGTGGGAGGCGGCGGCGCGCGCTCCTTCGCGCGAGCGTCCGGCCTTGACGGCCAGAACCGGCTTGTTGCGGGCGGCGGCACGGGCCGCCGACATGAAGTTGCGCCGCTCGTGGATGGATTCCATATACAGCAGGATGGCCCGCGTGCCGGGATCGCTGCCCAGATAGTCGAGCACGTCGCCGAAATCCACGCCCTCGGTGTCGCCCAGATGGATGAAGTGGGAAAAGCCGATCTCGCGGGCCCGGGCCCAATCCAGCACCGCGGTGCACAGCGCGCCCGACTGGGAGACGAAGGCCAGCTTGCCGGGCAGCACGCTTTCATGGGACGAACTGGCGTTCAGCCCGATGCCCGGCACCAGGATGCCCATGGAATTGGGACCCAGCAGCCGCATGCCGTATTGCCGCGCCGCCGCCAGGGATTGTTCCAGCAAGGTGGCGCCTTCGGCGTTCTGCTCCAGATGCAGCCCGCCGGTCATGACGCAGGCCGCCTTGGTGCCGCGTTCCCCCAGGGTGTGGATGATGCCGGGAACGGTCGATGGCGCCGTGCAGATCAGCGCTAGGTCCGGGGCCATGGGCAGGCACGCCACGTCGGGATAGGCCAGCACGCCGCCCACCGAGGCGTGTTCCGACGTCACCGGCATCACCGGCCCGGCAAACTCCCCTTTAAGAAGATTGCGCATGACCACCGATCCGATGCTCTTCGGCTTGGTCGAGGCGCCGATGACGGCGATGGATTGCGGGCGAAACAGCGACTTTAGATTGCGGGTGCTCATGGGAATCCCGTTCTGGCGGTCAGAATCCGGCGTTGAGACGGAGATTAGTCCTCTTCTATGGTGCGCTGCAACATCTTGTAAGGGCTATCCCGCATATCTACCAAATCCATACGGCGTTGACCTTAGTCACGAAGCGGTCATTGTGCGGCGCAGGGGAACGGGGCTATAATTTCGCACTGCAATATTATTTCGTCGGTATGTGTCGAAGGGGACCGGGCATGGTTGAGATGATGGAGAACCGGACGTTCGCCGAGATCAAGGTGGGCGACACGGCAAGCCTGACGCGCACCTGTTCCATGAAGGACGTGGAACTGTTCGGCGTCGCCACCGGGGACCTCAATCCCACCCATTACAGCGTGGAAAGCGCCGAGAAGTTCGCCCATCACCGCAAGGTGGTGGCCCATTCCATGTGGGGCGGATCGCTTCTGTCGGCGCTGTTGGGCAACGAGCTGCCGGGACCGGGCACCGTCTACCGCAGCCAGAAGCTGGACTTCACCGGCGCCGTCGAGGTGGGCGACACCCTGACCGTCACCGTGACGGTGACCGAAAAGATCGCGCCGCTCGACGTCGTCCTCGACTGCAGGGGGACCAACCAGCGGGGCGAGACGGTGTTCGCCGGCCTGGCCCGCGTCTCGGCTCCCGCCGAAAAGGTGGTGCAGCCGCGCATGGAATTGTCCGAGGTGGCGCTGCGCCGCCGCCATCACGTGTTCGAGGACATCATCGCCCGCTGCGCCTCGCTGGCGCCCATTTCGGTGGCGGTGTGCCACCCTTGCGACCAGGTATCGCTGGAAGGGCCGGTGGAGGCCGCGCGTCTGGGACTGATCGATCCGATCCTGATCGGGCCCGAGGCCAAGATCCGCTCGGTGGCCAAGGAGTTCAACCTGGACATCGCGGGCCTGCGCATCGTCGATACCCAGCATTCCCACGAATCCGCCGAGAAGGCGGTGGCCATGTGCCGCTCGGGCGAGGCCGAGGCCCTGATGAAGGGCTCGCTCCACACCGACGAGATGATGCACGAGGTGGCGTCCCGCGATAAGGGCCTGCGCACCGCGCGGCGCATCAGCCACGTCTTCGTCATGGACGTGCCCACTTACCCGCGCACCCTGCTGATCACCGATGCGGCCATCAACATCTACCCGACGCTGGAGGACAAGGCCGACATCCTGCAGAACGCCGTCGAGCTGGCCCACGTGCTGGGTGTCGAGCTGCCCAAGGTGGCCATC harbors:
- a CDS encoding bifunctional enoyl-CoA hydratase/phosphate acetyltransferase, yielding MVEMMENRTFAEIKVGDTASLTRTCSMKDVELFGVATGDLNPTHYSVESAEKFAHHRKVVAHSMWGGSLLSALLGNELPGPGTVYRSQKLDFTGAVEVGDTLTVTVTVTEKIAPLDVVLDCRGTNQRGETVFAGLARVSAPAEKVVQPRMELSEVALRRRHHVFEDIIARCASLAPISVAVCHPCDQVSLEGPVEAARLGLIDPILIGPEAKIRSVAKEFNLDIAGLRIVDTQHSHESAEKAVAMCRSGEAEALMKGSLHTDEMMHEVASRDKGLRTARRISHVFVMDVPTYPRTLLITDAAINIYPTLEDKADILQNAVELAHVLGVELPKVAILSAVETVYPKINSTIEAAALCKMADRGQITGAQLDGPLAFDNAISEEAAKIKKINSPVAGRADILLVPDLEAGNMLAKQLSYLADADAAGIVLGARVPIVLTSRADSAKARLASCAVAVLFAHARRAKGAVAAQ